A window of Bradyrhizobium sp. AZCC 1610 contains these coding sequences:
- a CDS encoding ABC transporter ATP-binding protein: MAGMSANEPFISLRNVRKVYRSKGAEFLAVSDVTMDVEEGELVSLVGPSGCGKTTVLKILAGLHDADGGTIKIGNSKTPFDPARDIGMVFQQALLLKWRTILDNVLLPAEIVGLPMKAARARARDLLNLVGLAGYEDKYPQQLSGGMQQRTAIARAFIHDPKLILMDEPFGALDALTREQMNLEMLRIWRESGKTILFVTHSIQEAVFLASHCAVLTAGPARMAEYFPIELPFPRDLPIKTTDEFGAYARRIYASLGLSAGPG; the protein is encoded by the coding sequence ATGGCTGGCATGAGCGCCAACGAGCCCTTCATCAGCCTGCGCAACGTACGCAAGGTCTATCGTTCCAAAGGCGCGGAATTCCTTGCCGTCTCCGACGTCACCATGGACGTGGAGGAAGGCGAGCTGGTTTCGCTGGTCGGCCCCTCCGGCTGCGGCAAGACCACCGTGCTGAAAATCCTGGCCGGGCTTCATGATGCCGACGGCGGGACGATCAAAATCGGCAATTCGAAAACCCCGTTCGACCCCGCCCGCGATATCGGAATGGTCTTTCAGCAGGCCTTGCTGCTGAAATGGCGAACCATCTTGGACAACGTGCTGCTGCCGGCCGAAATCGTCGGCCTGCCGATGAAGGCCGCGCGCGCCCGCGCTCGCGATCTGCTCAACCTCGTTGGCCTTGCGGGGTACGAAGACAAATATCCGCAGCAATTGTCCGGCGGCATGCAGCAGCGCACGGCGATCGCGCGCGCCTTCATCCATGATCCCAAGCTGATCCTGATGGACGAGCCGTTCGGCGCGCTTGATGCGCTGACCCGCGAACAGATGAACCTCGAAATGCTGCGGATCTGGCGCGAGAGCGGCAAGACTATCCTGTTCGTCACGCACAGCATCCAGGAAGCCGTCTTCCTCGCCTCGCATTGCGCCGTGCTGACCGCAGGACCGGCGCGGATGGCGGAGTATTTCCCGATCGAGCTGCCGTTCCCGCGGGACCTGCCGATCAAGACCACCGACGAATTCGGCGCCTATGCGCGGCGGATTTATGCGAGCCTTGGATTGAGCGCAGGTCCAGGCTGA
- a CDS encoding dihydrodipicolinate synthase family protein — protein MHHSEIKADVRKLIADGTVLPAHPLALDAHRALDVRHQRALTRYYLDAGAGGLAVGVHTTQFAIRDVGLYRPVLELAAETAVSWTKRPLAMIAGLAGPTQQAMAEGQTARGIGYHAGLLSLAAMKSASEDEIIAHCEAVAREIPLVGFYLQPAVGGVILSADFWRRFAAIDNVIAIKIAPFNRYRTLDVLRGVAAAGALDRVALYTGNDDHILLDLMLPFDLRDNGVTTRAYFKGGLLGHWSVWTASAIKQFEMCKAARGKDSVPADLLALDARVTDCNSAFFDVANNFHGCIAGCHEILRRQGLMQGLWCLNPAEGLSPRQMSEIDRVCREHADLSDDTFVKANLQKWLA, from the coding sequence ATGCATCATAGCGAAATCAAAGCCGACGTTCGGAAGTTGATCGCCGACGGCACGGTGCTCCCAGCGCATCCGCTCGCGCTCGATGCCCACCGCGCACTCGACGTGCGACATCAGCGGGCGCTAACGCGCTATTATCTCGATGCCGGCGCCGGAGGATTGGCTGTCGGCGTCCACACCACGCAATTCGCGATCCGCGATGTCGGCCTGTATCGGCCGGTGCTGGAGCTGGCGGCCGAGACCGCGGTCTCATGGACCAAACGGCCGCTCGCGATGATCGCAGGGCTGGCCGGACCGACCCAACAAGCAATGGCAGAGGGGCAAACTGCTCGTGGCATCGGCTACCATGCCGGCCTGCTCAGCCTTGCCGCGATGAAATCGGCATCCGAGGACGAGATCATCGCGCATTGCGAGGCGGTGGCACGGGAGATTCCGCTGGTCGGATTCTACCTGCAGCCTGCTGTCGGCGGCGTCATCCTCAGCGCCGATTTCTGGCGCCGCTTCGCTGCCATCGACAACGTCATCGCCATCAAGATCGCGCCGTTCAACCGCTATCGGACGCTCGACGTGCTGCGCGGCGTGGCGGCCGCAGGCGCGCTCGACCGCGTCGCGCTCTATACCGGCAACGACGATCACATCCTGCTCGATCTGATGCTGCCATTCGATCTGCGCGACAACGGCGTCACCACCCGCGCCTACTTCAAGGGCGGGCTGCTCGGGCACTGGTCGGTCTGGACTGCGAGCGCAATCAAGCAGTTCGAGATGTGCAAGGCGGCGCGCGGCAAGGACAGCGTGCCGGCCGATCTCCTGGCGCTCGACGCACGTGTGACCGATTGCAACAGCGCGTTCTTCGACGTCGCCAACAATTTTCACGGCTGCATCGCCGGTTGCCATGAAATCCTGCGGCGGCAGGGATTGATGCAGGGGCTCTGGTGCCTCAATCCCGCCGAGGGGCTCAGCCCCCGGCAGATGTCGGAGATCGACCGCGTCTGTCGCGAGCATGCCGACCTCTCCGACGACACCTTCGTGAAGGCGAACTTGCAGAAATGGCTGGCATGA
- a CDS encoding GNAT family N-acetyltransferase, translated as MAATEPVDIVELGVGDAQAGLVLSTEAGWNQNEADWRFFLSKGIVFGMRDGARLVATAALLPYSAANAWISMVLVTADFRRRGIARRLVDACLGVATRRGLTTWLDATPAGTSVYGPLGFTPTLQLRRLRLPKPPEAKATRQLSAGNIEALVVRDAGAMGFDRSTLLSEFAARSGSHVVSCAQAMALIRDGRTARHIGPVLADRPDQALALVDAVVGTEPGSWLIDAVHSQDEFLNGLIRSGWNIERPFQRMRFGRATMLSAELPFAVAGPEFG; from the coding sequence ATGGCCGCTACTGAACCTGTCGACATTGTCGAACTCGGCGTTGGCGACGCGCAGGCCGGGCTGGTGCTGTCGACCGAAGCGGGCTGGAACCAGAACGAGGCCGACTGGCGCTTCTTCCTGAGCAAGGGAATCGTGTTCGGCATGAGGGACGGCGCCAGATTGGTGGCGACTGCTGCGCTGCTGCCCTACTCGGCGGCCAATGCCTGGATCAGCATGGTGCTGGTAACCGCAGACTTTCGCCGCCGCGGCATTGCGAGGAGGCTGGTCGATGCCTGCCTCGGAGTGGCGACACGGCGCGGCCTGACGACCTGGCTGGACGCTACGCCGGCTGGCACATCCGTCTACGGTCCCCTCGGCTTCACCCCGACGCTGCAATTGCGTCGGCTGCGGCTGCCAAAGCCCCCGGAAGCCAAAGCGACACGGCAGCTTTCGGCCGGCAACATCGAGGCATTGGTCGTGCGCGATGCCGGCGCCATGGGATTCGACCGCAGCACATTGCTGTCGGAATTCGCCGCGCGGTCCGGCTCACACGTTGTGTCCTGTGCCCAGGCGATGGCCCTGATCCGGGATGGACGCACCGCGCGGCATATCGGTCCCGTGCTGGCCGACCGTCCCGATCAAGCGCTGGCGTTGGTAGATGCCGTCGTTGGCACCGAGCCCGGCTCCTGGCTGATCGACGCCGTTCACTCGCAGGACGAATTTCTGAACGGCCTCATCCGGTCAGGCTGGAACATCGAGCGGCCGTTTCAGCGCATGCGCTTCGGCCGCGCCACCATGCTGTCGGCGGAATTGCCGTTCGCCGTCGCAGGACCGGAATTTGGATAG
- a CDS encoding alkyl/aryl-sulfatase, producing MSQSATTETRKESPKEASASIIAQHAATLKALPFSDVRDFDDAARGFLGTVENAKITSPQGRVVWSLEPYGFLSAEQAPPTVDPSLWRQSRLNMHHGLFEVVPGVYQVRGLDIANMTLIEGDSGVIVVDTLTSIEGARAAMDLYGQHRGKRPVAAVIFTHTHTDHWGGARGVLDDETLAGGKVPIIAPNLFMEHAVSENIIAGPAMLRRAMYQFGPLLAKGVRGQVDCGLGKTMAAGAVALLRPTDLIIATGDKRTIDGVEFEFQMAPNSEAPAEMHFFIPRYRLLNLAENCTHNFHNLLPFRGADVRDALAWSKYLGEALQMWGGKADAMCGQHHWPVWGQERIDTMIRQQRDLYKFAHDQTIRLMNHGLTATEIAEAIRLPASLEGAWHGRGYYGHIRHNVKAIYQKYLGWYDANPVNLDPLPPVGSGKKYVEYMGGADAILARAAKDFAKGEFRFIAQAVSHLVFADPDNQAARAMLADTFEQLGYASESSTWRNAYLFGAQELRQGMPKVPPRSSMPRETLAALRTEQLWDVLGVRLNGPKAEGKRIVLNWNFTDTNETFILNLENCALTYTAGAQAADADASFTLPRGVLDEVIAKLTTFQEAIGSGKIRVSGNAMRLGELMMLMDEFPRMFEIVEPKRTMVS from the coding sequence ATGAGCCAATCAGCCACGACGGAAACCCGCAAGGAATCGCCGAAGGAGGCTTCCGCCTCCATCATCGCGCAGCATGCGGCGACGCTGAAGGCGCTGCCGTTCTCCGACGTCAGAGATTTCGACGACGCCGCGCGGGGCTTTCTCGGCACCGTGGAGAACGCCAAGATCACGTCGCCACAGGGCAGGGTGGTCTGGAGCCTCGAGCCGTATGGCTTCCTTTCGGCGGAACAAGCGCCGCCCACGGTCGACCCCAGCCTGTGGCGGCAGTCGCGGCTCAACATGCACCACGGCCTGTTCGAGGTGGTGCCCGGCGTCTACCAGGTGCGCGGCCTCGACATCGCCAACATGACGCTGATCGAGGGCGACAGCGGCGTCATCGTGGTGGATACGCTGACCTCGATCGAGGGCGCGCGGGCCGCGATGGACCTTTACGGCCAGCACCGGGGCAAGCGGCCGGTCGCCGCCGTCATCTTCACCCATACCCATACCGACCATTGGGGCGGCGCGCGCGGTGTGCTCGATGACGAGACGCTCGCGGGCGGCAAGGTGCCGATCATCGCGCCCAATCTGTTCATGGAACACGCGGTCTCCGAAAACATCATCGCGGGGCCGGCGATGCTGCGCCGTGCGATGTACCAGTTCGGGCCGCTGCTGGCGAAGGGCGTACGCGGGCAGGTTGATTGCGGGCTCGGCAAGACCATGGCGGCGGGTGCGGTCGCGCTGCTGCGTCCGACCGACCTCATCATCGCGACCGGTGACAAGCGAACCATCGACGGCGTGGAATTCGAATTCCAGATGGCTCCGAACAGCGAAGCGCCGGCGGAAATGCATTTCTTCATCCCGCGCTACAGGCTTTTGAACCTTGCGGAGAACTGCACGCACAATTTCCACAATCTGCTGCCGTTCCGCGGCGCCGATGTGCGCGACGCGCTGGCGTGGTCAAAGTATCTCGGCGAAGCCCTGCAGATGTGGGGCGGCAAGGCGGATGCGATGTGCGGCCAGCATCATTGGCCGGTGTGGGGGCAGGAGCGGATCGACACCATGATCCGCCAGCAGCGCGACCTCTACAAGTTCGCGCATGACCAGACCATCCGCCTGATGAATCATGGACTCACCGCAACCGAAATCGCGGAGGCCATCCGTTTGCCGGCGAGCCTGGAGGGTGCCTGGCACGGCCGCGGCTATTACGGCCACATCCGGCATAACGTGAAGGCGATCTACCAAAAGTATCTCGGCTGGTACGACGCCAATCCCGTCAACCTCGATCCGCTGCCGCCCGTCGGGTCGGGCAAAAAATATGTCGAGTATATGGGCGGTGCGGACGCGATCCTCGCGCGGGCGGCCAAGGATTTTGCCAAGGGCGAATTCCGCTTCATCGCGCAAGCCGTGAGCCATCTGGTGTTTGCCGATCCCGACAACCAGGCGGCGCGCGCGATGCTGGCCGACACCTTCGAGCAGCTTGGTTACGCCTCGGAGAGTTCGACCTGGCGCAACGCCTATCTGTTCGGCGCGCAGGAATTGCGACAGGGCATGCCCAAGGTGCCGCCGCGTTCATCGATGCCGCGCGAAACGCTGGCTGCGCTGCGCACCGAACAGCTATGGGACGTGCTCGGCGTGCGCCTCAACGGCCCCAAGGCCGAAGGCAAGCGTATCGTGCTGAACTGGAATTTCACCGACACCAATGAGACCTTCATTCTCAATCTGGAAAACTGCGCGCTGACCTATACGGCCGGCGCGCAGGCGGCCGATGCCGACGCCAGCTTCACTTTGCCGCGCGGCGTGCTCGACGAAGTGATTGCAAAGCTGACGACCTTCCAGGAAGCAATCGGCTCCGGCAAGATCAGGGTCAGCGGAAATGCTATGCGGCTCGGCGAGTTGATGATGCTGATGGATGAATTCCCGCGGATGTTCGAGATCGTCGAGCCGAAACGGACAATGGTGAGCTGA
- a CDS encoding glycosyltransferase family 4 protein has protein sequence MRIAQVAPLTEAVPPKLYGGTERVVHWLTEELVALGHDVTLFASGDSRTSAKLDATWPKALRLDGSVRDPNALHMVMLERVRQKCDDEEFDFLHFHLDYYPFSLFYRQPTPFLTTLHGRLDLPEHQPVFSTFSKVPVISISNAQRRPVPQAHWVRTIHHGLPENLLTPQPVRPSYLAVLGRIAPEKGVDRAIRIATRCGIPLKIAAKVDRADQDYYDELISPLIKANPLVEYIGEISDREKSDFLSGAIGLLVPIDWPEPFGLVMIESLACGTPVIAYNRGSVPEIIDPGLTGFVVEDETSAVAVVDRLAALDRAAIRKQFEVRFTARRMALDYLAAYRGLMEEAEPRIKLVSSAE, from the coding sequence ATGCGCATCGCGCAGGTCGCCCCGCTCACGGAGGCTGTCCCCCCCAAACTGTACGGCGGCACCGAGCGGGTGGTGCACTGGCTGACCGAGGAACTTGTGGCATTGGGGCATGACGTCACGCTGTTTGCCAGCGGCGATTCACGCACCTCGGCAAAACTCGACGCAACGTGGCCGAAGGCGCTGCGCCTCGACGGCTCGGTGCGGGATCCCAATGCGCTGCATATGGTGATGCTGGAGCGCGTGCGGCAGAAATGCGACGATGAGGAGTTCGATTTTCTGCACTTTCATCTCGACTACTATCCATTCTCGCTGTTCTACCGGCAGCCGACGCCGTTCCTGACCACCCTCCACGGCAGGCTCGACCTGCCGGAGCATCAGCCGGTATTCAGCACCTTCTCCAAGGTTCCGGTGATCTCGATCTCCAATGCGCAGCGCCGGCCGGTGCCGCAGGCCCACTGGGTGCGCACCATTCACCACGGATTGCCGGAGAACTTGCTGACGCCGCAGCCGGTGCGGCCGTCTTATCTCGCCGTGCTCGGGCGCATCGCGCCGGAAAAGGGCGTGGATCGCGCCATCCGGATCGCCACAAGATGCGGGATTCCGCTCAAGATCGCGGCCAAGGTCGACCGCGCCGACCAGGACTATTACGATGAGTTGATCTCCCCGCTCATCAAGGCCAACCCGCTGGTCGAATATATCGGCGAGATCAGTGACCGCGAGAAATCCGATTTTCTCAGCGGCGCGATCGGCCTGTTGGTCCCGATCGACTGGCCGGAGCCGTTCGGCCTCGTGATGATCGAATCCCTGGCCTGCGGCACGCCTGTGATTGCCTATAACCGCGGATCGGTCCCGGAGATCATCGACCCCGGACTCACCGGCTTCGTCGTGGAAGACGAGACCAGCGCGGTTGCGGTGGTCGACCGTCTTGCCGCGCTGGACCGCGCCGCCATCCGCAAGCAGTTCGAGGTCCGCTTCACCGCGCGCCGCATGGCGCTCGACTATCTTGCCGCCTATCGCGGCCTGATGGAGGAAGCCGAGCCGCGGATCAAGCTCGTCAGCAGCGCGGAGTAG
- a CDS encoding ABC transporter ATP-binding protein — protein MDNLSGYVRRPFPFVLRYLRRRRAAHVVIVSAVVAAVACSVGTQYGVKNLVDSLTAGASHASSVWLAFAFLMSLIAADNLLWRVASWTASFTFVGVTGDLRRDMFRHLTGHAPSYFSDRLPGMLTSRITATSNAVFTVENMFVWNVLPPCIATVSAILLIGTVSLAMSAGLIVIAGIMLMAMFHLAAAGKPLHDDFADKAAAVDGEMVDVISNLPLVRAFCGLSYEHDRFDATVERELDARGRSLRYLEKLRLLHAVVTILLTIALLAWVITLWQRGGATTGDVVLVCTLGLSILSATRDLAVALVDVTQHVARLTEAIATLLLPHELKDHPEAEPLVRSGAAVGFNNVAFHYPGGVQVFEKFNLRIQPGQRVGLVGHSGGGKSSLFALLQRFYDIQHGSITIDGQDIARVTQQSLREAISVVPQDISLFHRSIMENIRYGRPNATDDEVLRAAIAARCDFIENLPEGMATMVGDRGIKVSGGQRQRIAIARAFLKDAPILLLDEATAALDSESEEAIREALSRLMRGRTVIAIAHRLATLRNFDRVVVLQGGRIIEDGPPDILVQGRGPYRELVAREMGRLASHAA, from the coding sequence ATGGACAATCTTTCAGGGTATGTGCGACGGCCGTTTCCATTCGTGCTGCGCTATCTGCGCCGGCGCCGCGCGGCCCACGTGGTCATCGTGTCTGCCGTCGTTGCAGCGGTTGCCTGCTCGGTGGGCACGCAATACGGCGTGAAGAATCTGGTCGACAGCCTGACGGCCGGTGCGTCGCACGCGAGCAGCGTATGGCTGGCATTCGCTTTTCTCATGTCGCTGATCGCGGCGGATAATCTGCTGTGGCGGGTGGCAAGCTGGACGGCGAGCTTCACCTTCGTCGGCGTCACCGGCGATCTCCGCCGCGATATGTTCCGCCATCTGACCGGTCACGCCCCCAGCTATTTCTCCGACCGGCTGCCGGGCATGCTGACCAGCCGCATCACCGCGACTTCCAACGCGGTGTTCACCGTTGAAAACATGTTTGTCTGGAACGTGTTGCCGCCGTGCATCGCGACCGTCTCGGCTATACTCCTGATAGGGACCGTCAGCCTGGCGATGTCCGCGGGGCTGATCGTCATCGCGGGTATCATGCTGATGGCGATGTTCCACCTCGCCGCGGCGGGCAAGCCGCTGCACGACGATTTTGCCGACAAGGCGGCTGCGGTGGACGGCGAGATGGTCGACGTTATCAGCAACCTGCCGCTGGTCCGCGCATTCTGCGGCCTCAGCTACGAACACGACCGCTTCGACGCCACCGTCGAGCGGGAACTCGACGCCCGTGGACGCAGCCTGCGCTATCTTGAGAAGCTGCGGCTTCTTCACGCTGTCGTGACAATCCTGCTGACGATCGCGCTGCTGGCGTGGGTCATTACGCTCTGGCAGCGGGGCGGGGCGACTACTGGCGACGTCGTGCTGGTCTGCACGCTCGGGCTTTCGATCCTGAGCGCGACACGCGACCTTGCAGTGGCGTTGGTCGACGTGACCCAGCACGTCGCGCGCCTGACCGAAGCGATCGCGACCTTGCTGCTGCCGCACGAGTTGAAGGATCATCCTGAGGCTGAGCCGCTGGTCCGCAGCGGCGCCGCCGTCGGCTTCAACAACGTCGCGTTCCACTATCCCGGCGGCGTTCAGGTGTTCGAGAAGTTCAACCTGCGCATTCAGCCCGGGCAGCGGGTCGGACTGGTCGGCCATTCCGGCGGTGGAAAATCCAGCCTGTTCGCGCTGCTGCAGCGGTTCTACGACATCCAGCACGGCAGCATCACGATCGACGGCCAGGACATCGCGCGGGTGACGCAGCAAAGCCTGCGCGAGGCGATCTCGGTGGTGCCACAGGATATCTCGCTGTTCCACCGCTCGATCATGGAAAACATCCGCTACGGACGGCCGAACGCGACCGACGACGAGGTGCTGCGCGCGGCGATTGCGGCGCGTTGCGATTTCATCGAAAATCTCCCCGAGGGCATGGCGACCATGGTCGGCGATCGCGGTATCAAGGTCTCCGGCGGGCAGCGGCAGCGGATCGCCATCGCGCGCGCCTTCCTGAAGGATGCGCCGATCCTGTTGCTGGACGAAGCGACCGCGGCGCTCGACAGCGAATCCGAAGAGGCGATCCGCGAGGCGTTGTCACGGCTGATGCGCGGGCGTACCGTGATCGCCATCGCCCATCGTCTCGCCACCTTGCGCAATTTCGACCGCGTGGTGGTACTGCAGGGCGGGCGGATCATCGAGGATGGACCGCCGGATATTCTCGTGCAGGGGAGGGGACCCTACCGCGAGTTGGTCGCGCGCGAAATGGGCCGTCTCGCCAGCCATGCGGCCTGA